A window of Raineyella sp. W15-4 contains these coding sequences:
- a CDS encoding universal stress protein, translated as MTEPVSRRGVVLVGVDGSPDANRALSYARGAAELREDDLLIAHIVDDAILAGAWGVVYDPSVLHEAGMQVVTEASEAVQGEGFPADRIRTEVIMGNATAALTKLSRDADLLVVGRRSLSGLERIFVGSTSVGVAATAHCPVVMISAASSPAATGRLHRIGVGVDATANGAAALAAAFAEADRRKVDLEVIHVWDVPGAVRRTGEKAVDVAGAAAEGGVHALLQPLQKRYPEVKVTTHVVQGHPVKEMVARSKELDLLWLGVHTTAGFGVGGVVRGVMAHAECPLALVRDRAEDTGPLDEEEIRGGQPS; from the coding sequence ATGACTGAACCAGTTTCGCGTCGGGGTGTCGTGCTGGTCGGTGTCGACGGATCGCCGGACGCCAACCGAGCCCTGTCGTACGCCCGTGGTGCGGCCGAATTGCGTGAGGATGACCTGTTGATCGCCCACATCGTCGACGACGCCATCCTGGCGGGCGCCTGGGGGGTCGTCTACGACCCGTCGGTGTTGCACGAGGCCGGCATGCAGGTCGTCACCGAGGCGTCCGAGGCCGTGCAGGGCGAAGGCTTCCCCGCCGACCGGATCCGCACCGAGGTGATCATGGGCAACGCCACGGCAGCCCTCACCAAGCTCTCCCGCGATGCCGATCTGCTGGTCGTCGGTCGACGGTCGCTGTCCGGTCTGGAGCGGATCTTCGTCGGCTCCACCAGCGTCGGCGTGGCCGCGACCGCGCACTGCCCGGTGGTGATGATCTCCGCCGCCTCCTCGCCCGCTGCGACCGGTCGGCTGCACCGGATCGGTGTCGGCGTCGATGCGACCGCCAACGGTGCCGCCGCCCTCGCCGCCGCGTTTGCGGAGGCCGACCGGCGCAAGGTCGATCTGGAGGTGATCCACGTCTGGGACGTGCCGGGAGCGGTACGCCGGACCGGGGAGAAGGCCGTCGACGTGGCCGGCGCGGCCGCCGAGGGCGGTGTCCACGCCCTGCTGCAGCCGCTGCAGAAGCGCTATCCGGAGGTGAAGGTGACCACCCACGTCGTCCAGGGCCACCCGGTCAAGGAGATGGTCGCCCGGTCCAAGGAACTCGACCTGCTCTGGCTGGGGGTGCACACCACCGCCGGCTTCGGCGTCGGCGGGGTGGTCCGTGGGGTGATGGCACACGCCGAGTGCCCGCTGGCGCTGGTCCGTGACCGCGCCGAGGACACCGGTCCGCTCGACGAGGAAGAGATCCGGGGAGGCCAGCCCTCCTGA